The sequence TGGAAAAATAATAGAATATAGAATAATGTAGAGATAACCGCATAGAGCCGTGGGGGATTTTTATTCAGAAGAATAAAGAAAAATTTGGTTACTCGAGGGGTTAGGTATGATGAAGACTCTTGGAATTATAGGTGGCGGACAGCTCGGAAAGATGTTGGCATTGAAAGCTAAACAGATGGATCTAAGGGTCGTTGCCCTCGACAAAGACCCAAGCTGTCCGATAGCTTCGTTATGTGATGAATTGATCGTTGGGGATCTGTACGATTCAGAAAAACTTCTCGAACTTGCGAAAAAGTCTGATGTTGTGACGTACGAAATTGAACATACAAGCACGGATGCTCTGAAACGTCTTAAATCAGCTGGATTCAATATAAAACCTTCACCTGAGTTGTTATCACTTATAAACGATAAATACGCACAGAAAACGCACCTTGTTAACAACGGCATACCGACATCGAGGATATTAGGAACAGACGAGGAAATTAAGAAAGACGAGATAGAGAAGTATCTTCCCGTGGTACAAAAATCAAGAAGTGGGGGATACGATGGTAGAGGGGTCGCTGTTTTAAGAGATGTTAGTGACAAGAGAAATATTCTGAGCTCTCCTTCTTACTATGAAGAATACGTGGAAATCGAAAAAGAACTCTCTGTCTTGCTGGTACGCTCCGAATCAGGTGAGATAGCAATCTATCCAATTGTGGAAATGGTCTTCAATAAATCGTCCAACATATTGGACATGCTAATATCACCAGCAAGGATTCCAGATGAGACAGCACAAGAAGCTAAAGAAATTGCATTAAGGGCTTTGGAATCTATTATACCTTTCGGAGCCGTGGGGGTTTTCGCAATTGAGATGTTTTTAACAAAAAACGGCGAGATTTTGGTAAACGAAATAGCGCCCAGGGTTCACAACTCAGGACACCACACAATAGAATCATGCTACACGAGCCAATTCGAACAACATATCCGCGCTATCTTAAACCTACCTCTCGGACTAACTACACAACATTCCCATGCTGTCATGATAAACCTACTCGGCGAACCTGGCTACAAAGGTACTCCAAAAATCATAGGGGTTGAAGAGGTATTCAAAACACCCGGCGCTTATCTACATTTGTACGGTAAGAGATTAACTGCACCATTCAGAAAGATGGGACATATAACCATTGT is a genomic window of Fervidobacterium gondwanense DSM 13020 containing:
- a CDS encoding 5-(carboxyamino)imidazole ribonucleotide synthase produces the protein MMKTLGIIGGGQLGKMLALKAKQMDLRVVALDKDPSCPIASLCDELIVGDLYDSEKLLELAKKSDVVTYEIEHTSTDALKRLKSAGFNIKPSPELLSLINDKYAQKTHLVNNGIPTSRILGTDEEIKKDEIEKYLPVVQKSRSGGYDGRGVAVLRDVSDKRNILSSPSYYEEYVEIEKELSVLLVRSESGEIAIYPIVEMVFNKSSNILDMLISPARIPDETAQEAKEIALRALESIIPFGAVGVFAIEMFLTKNGEILVNEIAPRVHNSGHHTIESCYTSQFEQHIRAILNLPLGLTTQHSHAVMINLLGEPGYKGTPKIIGVEEVFKTPGAYLHLYGKRLTAPFRKMGHITIVDKDINSAIEKAKFLKNRVKIISES